From bacterium:
CCAGACGGGAACGGCCTCGAGACCCGACCGCCAGAACGCGTGATCCTCCGGGCGCCGCCGCCCGCTGATCCGGGCGTCCCATTCCACGATGCCCTGGTCGCCTGGGCGCGCCTCCCGGACGCATGCGCCGCTTGGGTCAACGCGCTCCGCGTGGTTCACGACGGCGGTCAGGAGAACGTGCGGCCAGTGCGGATGCAGTCCGGCCCGGACGTAGAGGGCAAGCGCGCGCGGATCGGTCGAGCTCAAGGTGCAGTAGCGCTCGGCGCCCGCGGAAAGGGCGCGTGTGAGAAGCGATCGGCCGATACCGCGCGACTGGTGGCTGGGCTCGACGAAGAACTCGCTGAGGAAGCCGATGCCGCTCCGGATTATGAGCCCCACAAATCCGACGGCCTTGCCGGCGGCGTCCGCGATCCACACGTCGCCCGTCTCAACTTCGTGATAGTAGATCCGCGGAATAGGCGCCTCGGGAAGCTGGGATGCATGCAGCCTAAACTGCACATCCCGGTAAATCCTCCACATCTCTGGGACGTCGTCCCGGGAACCTCTGCGAACTGAAACCGGGTTCAGGGGAGTAATAGCAAGTAGGGGTGCTCGAGGACGCGCTTGACCCGCTGGAGGAACTGCGCGGCGGGGGCGCCATCGACGACCCGGTGGTCGAACGTCAGGGACAACACCATCATGGACCGGATCTCGATGCGGTCGCCGACGGCCGCCGGCCTCCGGTGCAGCCGGCCCACGCCCAGGATTGCGGCATCCGGGGAATTGAGCACCGGGGTAAACCCATCGACATCGTACATACCCAGGTTGGTGACGGTAAAGGTGCTGCCCTGCATCTCTTCCGGCCGCAGCCGGTTGCTCCGCGCGCGATCGGAGAGATCCTTGATCGCCGCGGAGATCTGTCCGAGGGTCGCCCGGTCGGCCTGCCGCACCACGGGGACGACCAGGCCGTCGTCGAGCGACACGGCGACGCCAACGTGAATCTCGGGGAGGCGCCGGACCGCCTCGCCCTCCCACCGGGCATTGATCCTGGGATGCTCGCGCAGCGCCACCGCCGCGGCGCGGACGATGAGGTCGGTATACGTGACGCGAACGCCCTCGCGTCGTTCGAGTTCGGGGCCCACCTCCGCGTGGAGCCGGACGCTTTCCTCCATGTCGACTTCGGTCGTCAACGTGAGCTGGGCGGTCGTGTGCAGGCTCTCCATCATCCGCCTGGCGATGATGGAGCGCATCCGCGCCGCTGCGGGGGACTCTTCAGGCTGACCGGCGGACGGCCGGAACGTCGAGGATGGCGCGGTGGACGGTGGCGGAGCGGGCGGCCCTCCGGCACGCGATGCCGCCGCTGTCTGGATGTCGCGCTCGATGATCCGCCCGTCGGGGCCGGTGCCCACCACCGCGCGCACGTTGATCCCGTGCCTCTCGGCGAGCGCGCGGGCGCGTGGAGAAATCTTCACCCGCGCGGACGGGTCGCCGATCGCAGCCGGCTGCGGCAGGATACTGCGGCCGGATACGGCGGCTTCGCCATCCCTTGTCCCGGGCGCGGGGGCTACGGCCTCGCCCGGCTCGCCGATCAACGCGATGGGAGTCGCGACGGCGACGGTGCCTCCTTCAGGGACGAGGATCTTGAGCAGCACGCCTGATGCGGGCGCCTCGATCTCGAGCGTGGCCTTGTCGGTCATCACCTCGAACAGCGGCTCGCCCTTGGCGACCCGGCTGCCCTCGGGCTTGAGCCACCTGACGACGGTCCCCTCGTCCTGCGTCAGACCCAGACGGGGGAGCACGACCTCGGTCGGCATCATGCCACCAGCCGGCGCACGGCGGTCACGATATCCTCCGCCTGTGGGAGCGCGGCCGCCTCGAGGCCCGCGTTGTACGGAATGGGCACATTCTTTGCGCACAACCGCAGTGGCGGGGCGTCCAACGCGTCGAACGCGGCGGTCACGACTTGGGTGATGATCTCCGCGCCGATCCCGCACCGCTCGTACGCCTCGTGGCCGACCACGAGGCGCCCGGTCTTCCGCACCGAGGCGACCACGGTGTCAAGATCGAACGGCACGAGCGACCGGGGATCGATGACTTCGAGCTCGATGCCCTCCTTGGCGAGCGTCTCCGCCGCGGCGAGGGCCTTGTGCACCATCGTGTGGACGCCGACGAAGGTCGCGTGCCGGCCCTCGCGCTTGCGGTCCGCGACGCCGAGCGGGATCGTGAACTCGCCTTCGGGAACCGGTCCGCGGAGGTTGTAGAGGGCCTTGTGCTCCAAGAACACCACGGGATTGTCGTCTCGGATCGCGCTGATCAGCAGCCCTTTGGCATCGGCGGGCGCGCTCGGGGTCACCACCTTGAGCCCCGGGATATGGGCGAACCAGGCTTCGAGCGACTGCGAGTGCTGAGCGGCGTTCCCCCGTCCGGCACCCTGCTGGGCGCGAAAGACGACCGGGACTCGGGCTTTGCCGCCGAACATGTATCGAATCTTGGCCGCCTGATTCACGATCGGCTCCATGGCGAGACCCATGAAGTCGACGTACATGAATTCGGCCACGGGACGCGCGCCGGCCACCGCGGCGCCGATGGCCACCGCCGCGATTGCCTCCTCGGAGATCGGCGTGTCGCGCACGCGCTGCGGGCCGAATTCGTCGACGAGCCCCTTCGTCACGCCGAAGATCCCCCCGCCGCCCCACACCGCGACGTCCTCGCCCAGGACGAACACCCGGGGATCCCGCCGCATCTCCTCGCGCAGCGCCTCGTTCAGCGCCTCGGCGTAGGTCAATGAGCGGATTCCGGCGGGGGCGGTGGGTGTCGTCTCGATCAGGGGGCGGCTCATGCGTACACGTCCTCCATCAGCGCGGTCAGCTCGGGCTCGGGGCTGGCCTTCGCAAACGCGACGGCCGACTCGATTTCGCCGGCCACCTCCCCGCGCAGCTGCTCGACGTCGGCGGCCGCAAGCACACCCCGACCGATGAGCGTCTGCTCGAACCGCTCGATCGGGTCGCGCCGGCGCCATGCGTCAACCTCGGCTTTGTCGCGGTAGTTGAGCGGATCGCCGACATGGTGCCCGAAGTACCGATAAGTCACGCAGACGATCAGCGACGGTCCGCCGCCCGCCCGGGCCCGTGCCGCCGCATCGGCGACCGCCCGGTACACGGCCAGCACGTCCATGCCGTCGCAGCCGACTCCGGGGAATCCGTACGCGGTCGCCCGCACCGTTGGATCCGGCACCGACGTGAACTTGTCGGCCCGGGCCGACATGGCGTACTGGTTGTTCTCGCAGACGAACACCACGGGGAGCTTCCAGATCGCGGCGAGGTTCGCCGACTCGTGCAGAATACCTTGGTTCAGCGCGCCATCGCCAAAGAAACACACGGTCACATCGTCCCGGCCGGCGAGTTGCGCGGCCAGCGCGGCGCCGGCCGCGAGCCCGATGCCGCCTCCGACGATTCCGTTGGCGCCGAGGATCCCGGCTTCCAGGTCCGCGATGTGCATGGAGCCGCCCTTGCCTTTGCAGTACCCTGTGGCCTTGCCCAACAGCTCGGCCATCATGAGCCGGGGGTCCCCGCCCTTCGCGAGGCAGTGCCCGTGTCCTCGGTGCGTGCTCGTGATGCGGTCGTTCGGATGGAGCGCCGCGCAGGCGCCCACGGCCACCGCCTCCATGCCGATGTACGGGTGCGTGGAGCCGCGCATCACTCCTTCGCGGTACAGCTCGAGGGCGCGCTGATCAAACTGCCGGATCGTCAACATGGTGCGGAGCATGGCCCGCAACTGCTCTTGGGTCAACGCCGCCGGGATCTCAATCGCCATCGTCATCGCTCCTCGCTCACATCCTGGCCGGCTACCGGGAGCCCTCGCCCTGCTCGTCCTCTTCTTCCTCGAGCCCGACGGAAAACGATCGCTCGAGCAGGGACTGCGGAAACGCGCGAAACGCCAGGTGGGTGTTCGTCCGGACGATTCCGGGGATCTCCACCATCCGGCCCGTGACGATCTCGGCCAGTTCGTCGTACTCCTTGAGGCGCAGCACAGCGATGATATCCCACTCCCCGGTGACGGAATACACT
This genomic window contains:
- a CDS encoding thiamine pyrophosphate-dependent dehydrogenase E1 component subunit alpha; the protein is MAIEIPAALTQEQLRAMLRTMLTIRQFDQRALELYREGVMRGSTHPYIGMEAVAVGACAALHPNDRITSTHRGHGHCLAKGGDPRLMMAELLGKATGYCKGKGGSMHIADLEAGILGANGIVGGGIGLAAGAALAAQLAGRDDVTVCFFGDGALNQGILHESANLAAIWKLPVVFVCENNQYAMSARADKFTSVPDPTVRATAYGFPGVGCDGMDVLAVYRAVADAAARARAGGGPSLIVCVTYRYFGHHVGDPLNYRDKAEVDAWRRRDPIERFEQTLIGRGVLAAADVEQLRGEVAGEIESAVAFAKASPEPELTALMEDVYA
- a CDS encoding dihydrolipoamide acetyltransferase family protein, producing MMPTEVVLPRLGLTQDEGTVVRWLKPEGSRVAKGEPLFEVMTDKATLEIEAPASGVLLKILVPEGGTVAVATPIALIGEPGEAVAPAPGTRDGEAAVSGRSILPQPAAIGDPSARVKISPRARALAERHGINVRAVVGTGPDGRIIERDIQTAAASRAGGPPAPPPSTAPSSTFRPSAGQPEESPAAARMRSIIARRMMESLHTTAQLTLTTEVDMEESVRLHAEVGPELERREGVRVTYTDLIVRAAAVALREHPRINARWEGEAVRRLPEIHVGVAVSLDDGLVVPVVRQADRATLGQISAAIKDLSDRARSNRLRPEEMQGSTFTVTNLGMYDVDGFTPVLNSPDAAILGVGRLHRRPAAVGDRIEIRSMMVLSLTFDHRVVDGAPAAQFLQRVKRVLEHPYLLLLP
- a CDS encoding Lrp/AsnC ligand binding domain-containing protein, producing MFTAFVMIQAERRRMQEVARRLAETPGVEQVYSVTGEWDIIAVLRLKEYDELAEIVTGRMVEIPGIVRTNTHLAFRAFPQSLLERSFSVGLEEEEDEQGEGSR
- a CDS encoding GNAT family N-acetyltransferase, producing the protein MWRIYRDVQFRLHASQLPEAPIPRIYYHEVETGDVWIADAAGKAVGFVGLIIRSGIGFLSEFFVEPSHQSRGIGRSLLTRALSAGAERYCTLSSTDPRALALYVRAGLHPHWPHVLLTAVVNHAERVDPSGACVREARPGDQGIVEWDARISGRRRPEDHAFWRSGLEAVPVW
- a CDS encoding alpha-ketoacid dehydrogenase subunit beta, with the translated sequence MSRPLIETTPTAPAGIRSLTYAEALNEALREEMRRDPRVFVLGEDVAVWGGGGIFGVTKGLVDEFGPQRVRDTPISEEAIAAVAIGAAVAGARPVAEFMYVDFMGLAMEPIVNQAAKIRYMFGGKARVPVVFRAQQGAGRGNAAQHSQSLEAWFAHIPGLKVVTPSAPADAKGLLISAIRDDNPVVFLEHKALYNLRGPVPEGEFTIPLGVADRKREGRHATFVGVHTMVHKALAAAETLAKEGIELEVIDPRSLVPFDLDTVVASVRKTGRLVVGHEAYERCGIGAEIITQVVTAAFDALDAPPLRLCAKNVPIPYNAGLEAAALPQAEDIVTAVRRLVA